The Seriola aureovittata isolate HTS-2021-v1 ecotype China chromosome 7, ASM2101889v1, whole genome shotgun sequence genome includes the window tcatgaaggttggagttattgcaggactgttgtattaagATGCATTagtgatataaaaaaagaaaaactagatGAGAAGCAAGGCGTTAGTCTCGTTAGTTGTTTGGCAAAATATATGTTCTATAATTTGTGCATTTAGGACAACAGGCAATCACACAGCAAAAGTGGACAGAGTGGCTGTTTTCTGGACCCACCATGACTATACAGTATGTAGGAGGATATGTAGCCTACAGCATTCAGTACAATAAACCGTGAGAAGGCAGTTACACAGAGCCTACAGTCTATACAGCACACACAACCGCACACACAACCGCACACAcaaccgcacacacacatacattaaatTGAGGAACAATATCTATATGCCACAGGTCCTCCAGTTCCACATTTCTAGCATACCAAGATACTGTAAGTGccaagttttatatttttatctttggGGCTCACGGTTCTTACAGTTCTGCTTTTACATTGACATATCTCCATCTGTTCTTACGTAACCAAAAgtgtagaaacagaaaatacCTCAGACTGGActtacagctgtttactcattTTCATCATACAAAAATGGATCTTTAGGAGCACGtttatgtcatttaaaaaagttCCACTGTCTCCTCCAAGAAGCCTTTTTTCACAGCAAGCATATTGACGTGTCACTGGagcaaaagcacaggtgttacctATAACATTAACGAGCGCAACCAGAAACGTTTCCGCTCCTCTCAACTCGTACAAGATACTAcattttgcacagacattcatgattcTCAGACGACAACATCTTGTCGGCAAAGATGCAAAACGGCAAAAACCAGGCAGTTACCCAACAGGTCCTCTCACACCTTTTGACACTCTTTATCCAAATATCTATATCCAGAAAACTGTGTTGTACAACATCAATAACTTCAACAGTCCCTCTCATCGCTTGCTTAAATATCAGATTGATAACGCTCTTCACTTGAACAACAGCTCAGCCAATGAACTCAGCAAAGGTAAAACACATATTTCCCTCACGCTTTTCCTGCCACAAGGACGGTTACAGTTTTCAatcaaatatctcaacaactgctggCTTAACATTAACACTATTATTGTTGCtcctgtcattattattattattgctattattgCATGGTGGTCTTTttgctgtgctctctctctctctctctctctctctctctctctctctctctctctctctctctctctctctctctctctctctctctctctctctctctctctctctctctctcctctctctctctctctctctctctctctctctctctcttctctctctctctctctctctctctctctctccttaccCAAtcggtcgaggcagatggctgCCCACCCTGAGTCCAGTTCTGCTCCAGGTTTCTGTCTCGTAAAGGGAAGTTTTTCCTTCCTGttaaagagaaggtctagacctcCTTCatttggtgctatacaaataaaaatcgACTTGACTGGCGTGAATATTGCAAACTTTTGGTTTGCAATGACATTGGGTTCAGACAGTGCCCTCAGGATCAACTGTGATCGCCAaggtgatcccttaactttcCGTCTaaccaccagcaggtcagaaTTTGTCTAATACTTTAGTTTGTGACAAAAATACTTGTAAAGCGAACGGCTTTCCCAAAAGCCTCAGtttgttaattagcaaatgttaccaTGCTAATACACTAGAACATAGAAAACATTATAACTGCAGAACATGTATTGTCATTGTGAAAATGTTAACGTGCTGATGTTAGCATATAGCCAACACGTGGCTATGGCCTGTTTTTTGCAGGggaaatgaacagaaatcaTTTGATGTTATTAATGTAATGGGAGGCACCCACTTGTCAACCACAGTCATATCCTCGCCACCCGACTTAAACAGAAGTGAGGATGACTTCATCAGGTCATCTATTGGTTTGTCTGAACTCTCTTGCTGTTGTAACTCGTTTGTCTTCTACTGTTTTTCAAAGGTGGTCTAATTTGTCGAGCCCTTCTCTTCACAACGCCACGCCACAACGTGCACAACTTCATTTCACTGTCATCACCGCAGGCTGGGCAATATGGAGGTCAGGGCTTAAAGCATGTCTACATCCTAACACTTGACAGACTCGACAGACCTATCTACTGTTAAAATATCAGTCATCAGTATTGGATTGAAACAGATCCTcagatgcaaataaataaataaataaataaatatatatatatatatatatatatatatatataaaacagtaTTTCTCACTGTCTTACTCCACAGACACAACCTACCTGAGGTGGCTATTTCCTCAATGCTTAAAGAAGACAGTGTATAAAATTTGCTACTCCAGATTTGGGCAGAGTCTGTCTATCTGTCAGTACTGGAATGGTAAGAATGAGGGAGGTGGTCTTCAATggtttgaaaaactgaaacaatttaCCTTTAGCTGAGGAAGGCCTGCAAACGGCATTACATGtagttatttatgttttttccacAGACCCTCACCACAGGTCTCTGTACCTGCAGCGCAACAACTTTCTGACAAAGCTTGATGGTGAAAGATCTCACGCTGACATGACAGGTAAGTTACTGTCATGGTCATTTTGTACATTATATTTATGGATGTACAGTAAACATGTGcattgtaaaaaacaaacagacaaacacacacacacacaaactttgcTCCATCTCACTTCCTCAGCATGGAGAGAAAACTTTCTCCGCATCAAGAAGCTTGTGCTGATTGGAGGACCAGATGATGGCGTCATCACACCATGGGAGTCCAGGTTTCACCTAAAAACGTTTCATAAGTCACTTACACCCTGTCGTTCcgtgtttgtttaaatgtgtctggGATATTGAAGCCTAATTAATCAGCTGATGGATTTAACAGCCTTCTTATCATATGTTCTGCTGCTGAAActaaatcaaactgaaacctTAAAAGGGAAGGGGATAAAAatagcctgtttttttttttgtttgggaaaatccacagtgaaaatgaaacccTTGGCTTAGACGGCGCAGTACAGCTACTAACAGGCTTCAGTGTGTGAGTTGAGTGGACTGTTTCTAGCACAGGTTTCAAGGTCCCTTTACCTGTTATgcctgtttcctcttttctacACAGCCGCTTTGGATTCTATGACAGCAACGAAAATGTTGTAGAAATGAGGAACCAGGAGGTAATATGCAAActagtatatgtatataaatatatatatatatatatatatatatatatatatgtatttcattGTAACTGTTAAACTTTGTGTTGGCTgacctttccctctcttctttcctccccGTGAAAGTTTTACAAGAGTGACGTGTTTGGGCTGAAGACGCTGGATGCTCGTGGTGACGTGAGGACGTGTATTCAGTCCGGCGTGAAACACGTTCAGTGGCACTCCAACCACACGGTGTTCAAGAGCTGCATAGAGAAGTGGCTCACATGAGAACAGCCCGAGATGTTAATGTAATGTGTTATTCAGGTGAAACAGACTATATGATCAGCACTGGTTACACATGCAGACGCTGAATACTGTAGAAATAGCTTGTGCTTTTGCAAAAGTGCAGATGATTGATATTTTATATGCTGGTACATGTTGGATTAATTATTATGAAATTTGGTAAAGAGCTTCAGTTTCCCACAGGATGAATTAATAAGTTTGCTGATCTCTGAACTAAGAACAGAGCCACAGTcttatttaacacattttttaaaaaaagaaagaaagcagataaacataaaagtaacaaaaacataCGAAGGAAAAAGTAAAGCAGCATGTGCAGCAATACAAAAGCAACatctgaggtttttcttttctcctcatgAAGACAGGGGCAGGTATATCAGACATGGTCTCCATAAATATGAAAGGTTTCCTTGATTGATTATAATGGATTCAAGTAAGTTCAGTTAACCAGAGAGTGTGCACATGTTCTCAAACAATGAACATATTCCCTTTTACAATAACCGTTGCAGAAAGGGACATAACACTTCCTGCTTCCAGGGGATATTTTACGACTGAAAAGTTTTCAGGTAAAACTAAAATCACTTCAATCAGATTTGTATATTTGAAACAGTTTATGAATTTAGTAAATATCTGCTTATTTTTGCTTGcttctgaacaaaaaaaaaaaaagactttcatACGCAACCAAAAATCTATGGCCTTGgatttttagtgttttagtgCTAAACTTTCCgcatagaaacacctgtcaatggttattattattgtattatcgTGGTTCTCAAAAGGTTTACACAAGTTAGACCATGGACCCCATTTGATAAGATTCAGATgctttattacagaaagtgttcatgatcaaaatagtcatacattctgtcattgtggtgaatgaatgaatggaattATAGTGAGAATAAAATATTCCCCTTTTTGCTCCCGGACCCCACTTTGAAAACCACTGCATTAAGGATATTAGTCTGAAGTGACACAGCGAACCATCAGTCAAAACGAGCTGTGACCAACACTGTCCTCTGGTGGAGGCTCATGGTCCTTTAGAGTCCTGTTAAACTCACACCTCATCACACACCAATGAAAACTGCTTTGCCCTCCACTCTTTGGGTTCAAACTttatgtgtgatgtgtttgtgccttatgcaatttgatttttttaaaaaaaaaaaactaaaatgtggaACTTTATATCTGTATTAAAGTCTTTGGAAAGTCAGATTCTAAATCTTTACTGGTTTGTTTATCTTTGATTACACTACAGCAATTAGATTCATGTGGCAGAAAGATTTTTGACCAAACTATACAACCTGTGTATGTTGACGTTCGTGAGCTTGTTCTTCATGAGAGAACAATTCGATTCAGCACAACAAAGTCTGAGTTTGTTCCATGTGAAAATGGAACAAGGACGTCGAGAGCCGGAAACAGACACAGGTTCAAAGCTAATGTTGCACGTGGCTGCAGCGGTTAATTTAAGGAGAGctaagataaataaacaaactgtgtaA containing:
- the LOC130172242 gene encoding lysosomal thioesterase PPT2-A-like; its protein translation is MTTPQIIRGSAAQLLLLLLAGGCIDGYRPVVIVHGILDGPKQFQTLRQYITKAHPGTEVPVISLYNDMKSFLPLWKQVRDFSKAIESISQNAPDGIHLLCFSQGGLICRALLFTTPRHNVHNFISLSSPQAGQYGDTTYLRWLFPQCLKKTVYKICYSRFGQSLSICQYWNDPHHRSLYLQRNNFLTKLDGERSHADMTAWRENFLRIKKLVLIGGPDDGVITPWESSRFGFYDSNENVVEMRNQEFYKSDVFGLKTLDARGDVRTCIQSGVKHVQWHSNHTVFKSCIEKWLT